The genome window AATTCGGATGGAAGCCTGTTGGTGTTCAGTAGCAATGACGGGCAGCCGCTCACATTCAATCCGGGCAACGGGGCGGAAACGGTGGCCATTACCCTGGATGCCGGGCGAGGGAATGACTTTGCCGGCATTACGCAACTTCGCTCGGTGTCCACGACCGTAGCAAAATCCCAGGATGGCTACGGCATGGGTAACTTGCAGTCCATCTCCATTGATGCCACCGGCCGCATTACCGGGCAGTTCAGCAACGGCGTGTCTCAGGTCCTGGCCCAGGTGCTCTTGGCCAACTTCACCAATCCGGCCGGCCTGGAGCATGCGGGCGACAACCTCTACCTGGAGACCGCTAACAGCGGCAATGCGGTGAAAGGGGTTGCTGGCACCACCATAGCGGCTAGCATTACCGCCGGGGCGCTTGAAATGGCCAACGTGGACCTGGCGGAAGAGTTCACGCAGATGATCATTGCGCAGCGCGGCTTCCAAGCCAACGCGCGTGTGATCGCCACGTCAGACACGATACTGGACGAAATCGTGCGTCTGAAGCGGTAAACTAGGGCCGAAGGGCGGGGCCCGCGGGCCCCGCCCTGCCCGCGAATCTGGACAACAGAGCCACGAAGCGAGCACGGACATAGGCAGCATGGACATTGCGACGATAATCGGCATCGTCTTCGGCTTTGCGATGATCGCCTTCAGCATCGCCACAGGAGGTGCACCCAAATTCTTTCTTGACCCTATGTCTATCCTCATCGTTTGGGGTGGAACCGCCGCGGCGATTCTGATCAATTTCCCTTTGGGCAAGGTGTTGGGGGTGATCAAGATCGCCAAACGAGCCTTTTTGCATAAAATGCCCGAAAACGTGGAGGTGATCGCCACATTAGTGCGGCTGAGCGCTAAGGCGCGCCTGGAAGGGCTCCTGGCCCTGGAGTCTGAACTGGAGAAGATCGAAGACGAGTTTCTCAAGAAAGGGGTGCGGCAGCTGGTAGACGGTGTGGACCCAGAGTTAGTGCGCAGCCTGCTGACCACCGAGCTGGTGAGCCTCGAGGAACGGCACGCCCTGGGGCAGCGCATCTTTAACGCGGGCGCCAGCTATGCCCCTGCCTTTGGCATGCTGGGTACGCTCATCGGCCTTATCTCGATGCTTTCGCGCTTGAACGATCCCACCAAAATCGGCGTGGGCATGGCCGTGGCCCTGGTGACCACCTTCTGGGGTGTCGTGCTGGCAAACCTGATCTTTCTCCCCATCGCCGGTAAGCTAAAGACCCGCTCCGAGCAGGAGGTGCAACAGCGGGAACTGATCATCGAAGGAATTGCCTCCATCCAGGCAGGCGACAATCCCCGTATTCTGAACGAAAAATTGTTAGCGTTCCTGGCACCGCAGCTGCGCGCCAGTGCTAACACCTTGGAAAAAGCCGGAATAGGCGCCAAACAGAAGGCAGCAGCATGATCGCGCGCAAGAAAAAAGAAGAAGAGGGAGTGGCCGCGCCTTGGATCATGTCCTATGGCGACATGATGTCCTTGCTCCTGTGCTTCTTCATCCTCATTGTCTCGTACTCGGTGGTGGAGTTGGTCAAGTTTAGGCAGGCAATGGGCTCCCTCCGCGGGTCATTGGGCGTGCTGTCTGAAGAGGAGGGGCGGAAGGTGGTCAAGACACAGACGCCTTCCACCGTAGACCGTTCGGTGCTGAAAAAGGATCTCCTGGTGATCAACATGCCCAGCAAGAAGACAGTCACCATGCAGGCCAAAGAGATTGCAGGGGTGGAGGTTTTCTTGCTCTCCAATGGTGTTCGGTTCAGGATCGTTGACCCACTGCTTTTCGAGCCGGGGCAAGTAGTGTTAAAGCCCTCCGCGCAGGAGATTCTCCATGAC of candidate division KSB1 bacterium contains these proteins:
- a CDS encoding motility protein A, which gives rise to MDIATIIGIVFGFAMIAFSIATGGAPKFFLDPMSILIVWGGTAAAILINFPLGKVLGVIKIAKRAFLHKMPENVEVIATLVRLSAKARLEGLLALESELEKIEDEFLKKGVRQLVDGVDPELVRSLLTTELVSLEERHALGQRIFNAGASYAPAFGMLGTLIGLISMLSRLNDPTKIGVGMAVALVTTFWGVVLANLIFLPIAGKLKTRSEQEVQQRELIIEGIASIQAGDNPRILNEKLLAFLAPQLRASANTLEKAGIGAKQKAAA
- a CDS encoding flagellar motor protein MotB — translated: MIARKKKEEEGVAAPWIMSYGDMMSLLLCFFILIVSYSVVELVKFRQAMGSLRGSLGVLSEEEGRKVVKTQTPSTVDRSVLKKDLLVINMPSKKTVTMQAKEIAGVEVFLLSNGVRFRIVDPLLFEPGQVVLKPSAQEILHDIAEMIREINCEVRVEGHTDSSPTAGPAFKSNWELSAARALAVVEHFVYQERLDPTRLWLAGFGEYRPVAANDTPENRAKNRRVEIFLNWEDTYSGGAGQYSQ